The Brachyhypopomus gauderio isolate BG-103 chromosome 7, BGAUD_0.2, whole genome shotgun sequence genome has a window encoding:
- the gltpd2b gene encoding glycolipid transfer protein domain-containing protein 2 — protein sequence MGVRGRAAFAIVFISVLLSTLWFYNSLDQQWQYCLKILIPSDQSTSLHAHNSSEDDVLTTLRMCPGQKFQAADLLRHLQTAPVLTNDVLLKPYLASWDELIKFLKTLGPIMGLISQEIETKTGIIRDLAKKEEDEIKRRAQEWASSVEAGRGSSLPLPEPFPSSYSKLPGGAEGGAYVSVRTMLGAELARGLVDFSRYTASGCRTLLRLHRALLWLQHFLQGLADEGEAGRSPAQLCRDTYRLTLAQHHTFWVKQAAELAFNAMPERAFFYRLVCAKTAVEGASILHRLSGAIGEVYDRTQLALEEHGMLALP from the exons ATGGGAGTGAGAGGCAGGGCCGCCTTCGCCATCGTCTTCATCAGTGTCCTCCTCTCCACTCTGTGGTTTT ACAATTCATTGGATCAGCAGTGGCAATATTGCCTGAAGATTTTAATTCCAAGTGATCAG TCCACAAGTTTGCATGCACATAACAGTTCAGAAGACGATGTCTTAACTACACTGAGGATGTGCCCAGGCCAGAAATTCCAGGCTGCCGATTTGCTGAGGCATCTTCAAACTGCACCTGTCTTAACCAATGACGTGCTGCTGAAGCCTTACCTGGCCAGCTGGGATGAGCTCATCAA GTTCTTGAAGACCTTGGGGCCAATCATGGGTTTAATATCCCAGGAAATTGAAACGAAGACCGGCATAATCCGTGATCTCGCCAAGAAAGAGGAGGATGAGATAAAGAGGCGGGCCCAAGAGTGGGCGTCTTCAGTGGAGGCGGGGCGAGGATCCTCGCTGCCTTTGCCCGAGCCCTTCCCCAGCTCTTACAGCAAACTCCCCGGTGGAGCCGAGGGCGGGGCTTACGTCTCGGTGCGCACCATGTTGGGGGCGGAGCTGGCACGCGGCCTGGTGGACTTCAGCCGATATACGGCGTCCGGCTGCCGCACCCTCCTCCGGCTGCACCGCGCCCTGCTCTGGCTGCAGCACTTCCTGCAGGGCCTGGCTGACGAGGGGGAGGCAGGACGCAGTCCCGCACAGCTCTGCCGCGACACCTACCGCCTCACGCTGGCCCAACACCACACCTTTTGGGTGAAGCAGGCGGCAGAGCTGGCGTTTAACGCCATGCCCGAGAGGGCCTTCTTCTACAGGCTGGTGTGCGCCAAGACGGCGGTGGAGGGAGCCAGCATCCTGCACAGGCTGAGCGGGGCCATCGGGGAGGTGTACGACAGGACCCAGCTGGCGCTGGAGGAGCATGGCATGCTAGCACTGCCGTAA
- the atp1b2b gene encoding sodium/potassium-transporting ATPase subunit beta-2b — protein sequence MAKDEGKNGWKDFIWNPRTREFCGRTGTSWGLIFLFYLAFYIFLGGMFSLTMYVMLLTLDDNVPTYQDRLATPGMMIRPTGEDLEILYTKENTESWDMHVQALHQFLSSYNDSVQERKNQECIPDRYFLQDTAGMRNKPRRSCSFRRSSLGDCSGIGNRFYGYNEGKPCVIIKMNRVIGMLPGKNNQAPSVTCISKTEEPDKLGRVVYFPPNGTFNLMYYPYYGKKAQPNYSQPLVAVKFLNLTLNTDINVECKLIANNIPASTDRDKFAGRVSFKLRVDSIN from the exons atggCAAAAGACGAAGGGAAGAACGGATGGAAAGACTTCATATGGAATCCGAGAACGCGCGAGTTCTGTGGCAGGACCGGCACCAGTTGGG gTCTGATCTTTTTGTTCTACTTGGCCTTTTACATCTTCCTGGGTGGGATGTTCAGTCTAACCATGTATGTCATGCTCCTGACCCTCGATGACAACGTACCTACCTACCAGGACAGGCTTGCGACACCAG gaaTGATGATCAGGCCAACAGGAGAGGATCTGGAGATCTTGTACACTAAGGAGAACACAGAGAGCTGGGACATGCATGTACAAGCTCTCCACCAGTTCCTCTCCT CCTACAACGACTCGGTGCAGGAGCGGAAGAACCAGGAGTGCATCCCTGACCGATACTTCCTGCAGGACACGGCGGGCATGAGGAACAAGCCCAGACGCTCCTGTAGCTTCAGGCGCTCGAGCCTCGGCGACTGCTCGGGCATCGGCAACCGTTTCTATGGTTACAACGAGGGCAAGCCCTGTGTGATCATAAAGATGAACCGA GTGATCGGTATGTTGCCAGGGAAGAATAACCAGGCACCTTCTGTTACTTGTATTTCCAAG aCTGAAGAACCAGATAAATTAGGGCGGGTGGTGTATTTTCCTCCTAATGGCACCTTCAATCTGATGTACTACCCATACTATGGCAAAAAAGCTCAG CCAAACTATTCACAACCCCTGGTAGCCGTCAAGTTCCTCAACCTCACGCTGAACACCGACATCAACGTGGAGTGCAAACTCATCGCCAACAACATTCCAGCCAGCACAGACCGAGACAAGTTCGCCGGCCGCGTCTCCTTCAAGCTGAGGGTCGACTCAATAAACTAG
- the nyap1 gene encoding LOW QUALITY PROTEIN: neuronal tyrosine-phosphorylated phosphoinositide-3-kinase adapter 1 (The sequence of the model RefSeq protein was modified relative to this genomic sequence to represent the inferred CDS: inserted 2 bases in 1 codon; deleted 4 bases in 4 codons) codes for MSAGSAQDVAVEHFLRDIERRGQRLHCAVIGCEEEPLRGDMNLLYRKSRLDWRHRDQEGKKSCKEASSATVGKVHDLASFRRHFRMGFMTMPASQDLSPHSCPAAMAPRSQSCHAVGAGEGGALENGDYPDSDARPPPTTARCPPAKPRRHPSTRLSSTSQQEHPPRGGHAPPDAPPPPPPQHASKHSEKKNAMKKSDSGELHGRKVPPQKPKRSPSTQLSFDPPPPRVPPPATPLPFQTADPPPHSEAGDDEPVYIEMVGQVFTRETASTPHPLTPSATTPDSDSDQGEAIYEEMKYPASDEAARDAHRRLPPKHERSKSSKGYAHSSSASSTSACSSLPRPSSSSPSCPPSSKPKATVSVSHSSPLPSSSGSASSTPVPQPVSASPHPPRAPTPFLLPGTRSESEIGSSKIPAPFPNLLQHKPPLLAFPQPAAASSGITAQHKGNSTKSGTGQPPSSLTTTSGSKDSSGGEKERKEAQTGPAPGLRARSHSTPLPPSSKSSSPYSHHHHHHHHHHHHPQHRPSHYHHYRRPEKESSSGKSPTPVPSQTTAQTQTQPKESKSVSFLLKSDKAEKERERDRDRDTPXSAPPPGHADPPTSATPTPGLPSASSSSSSSSAVPPSSQQRPPSRAQRSHTPHLPAYKPPPADSPLLWTYPSAGFRRPPAYDSLRGTPQLPPLQPDTGPKGGAGTSHASQAKAAFPPWDGLGLTDEQAYWPMHRKLSFNHGSRDTEKEESRIWNGSTDALLRRDKDEGGAGGRGAGHSGIPVRASGRAGHSESLAGADGPPGFRALPRAALPLPCQTFPACRNGELGRLGRSSSTSGVRQAGGDVQRQSSLPAREALSQLQALSQTPCSPSLARPQAQIPPAAFQLHHLHQHHLHLQFQHLAQLAAQAQTQAPAPGGGGPGPAGPAQRDGKLLEVIERKRCLCKEIKAHRRPDKSLFKQDSMPILPSWRKTPEPRKTGTPPCQRPQAVVWDTAI; via the exons TTGTAAAGAGGCCTCCTCTGCTACAGTGGGGAAGGTTCATGACCTCGCGTCCTTCCGCCGTCACTTCCGCATGGGTTTCATGACCATGCCGGCGTCGCAGGACCTGTCGCCGCACTCGTGTCCCGCCGCCATGGCCCCGCGCTCCCAGTCCTGCCACGCCGTGGGGGCCGGCGAGGGCGGAGCCCTGGAGAACGGCGACTACCCGGACTCGGAC GCCCGGCCGCCGCCCACCACGGCCCGCTGCCCCCCGGCCAAGCCCCGCCGCCACCCCAGCACCCGCCTCAGCTCCACCTCCCAGCAGGAGCACCCGCCCCGGGGTGGCCACGCCCCTCCGGACGCTCCGCCTCCCCCGCCTCCCCAGCATGCCTCCAAACACTCGGAAAAGAAGAATG cCATGAAGAAGTCTGATTCGGGCGAGCTCCATGGAAGGAAGGTGCCCCCTCAGAAGCCCAAACGCAGCCCAAGCACCCAGCTCTCCTTCGAC CCCCCGCCCCCTCGGGTCCCGCCCCCAGCCACGCCCCTCCCCTTCCAGACCGCAGACCCGCCCCCTCACAGCGAGGCAGGGGACGACGAGCCGGTCTACATCGAGATGGTGGGTCAGGTGTTCACGCGGGAGACGGCGTCCACGCCCCACCCGCTCACGCCCTCCGCCACCACGCCCGACTCCGACTCGGACCAGGGCGAGGCCATCTACGAGGAGATGAAGTACCCGGCGAGCGACGAGGCGGCACGGGACGCCCACCGCCGCCTGCCGCCCAAGCACGAGCGCAGCAAGTCCTCCAAGGGCTACGCCCACTcctcctccgcctcctccacctccgcctgctcctccctgccccgcccctcgtCCTCCTCGCCGTCCTGCCCGCCCTCGTCCAAGCCCAAGGCCACGGTCTCCGTCTCgcactcctcccccctcccgtCCTCctccggctccgcctcctccacgCCCGTGCCCCAGCCCGTCTCCGCCTCGCCCCACCCTCCGCGGGCCCCCACCCCCTTCCTGCTGCCGGGCACGCGCTCGGAGTCGGAGATCGGCTCCAGCAAGATCCCGGCGCCCTTCCCCAACCTACTGCAGCACAAGCCGCCGCTCCTGGCCTTCCCCCAGCCTGCAGCGGCCTCTAGTGGCATCACGGCGCAGCACAAGGGCAACTCCACCAAATCAGGGACGGGCCAGCCCCCCTCCAGCCTCACCACCACCTCGGGCTCCAAGGACTCATCCGGGGGcgagaaggagaggaaggaggcCCAGACGGGGCCGGCGCCGGGCCTCCGGGCACGGAGCCACTCCACCCCTCTGCCCCCGTCCTCAAAGTCGTCCTCGCCgtactcacaccaccaccaccaccaccaccaccaccaccaccacccgcaGCACCGTCCctcccactaccaccactaccggCGGCCCGAGAAGGAATCGTCGTCGGGGAAGTCGCCGACACCGGTGCCCTCGCAGACCACGGCCCAGACGCAGACGCAGCCCAAGGAGAGCAAGTCCGTCAGCTTCCTGCTCAAGTCCGACAAAGCCGAGAAGGAACGGGAGCGCGATCGGGACAGAGACACGCC CAGCGCCCCGCCTCCCGGCCATGCTGACCCGCCCACCTCCGCCACACCTACGCCCGGCCTCCCTTCTGCGTCGTCATCGTCGTCATCATCGTCTGCGGTGCCACCCTCCTCCCAGCAGAGGCCGCCGTCGCGCGCACAGCGCTCGCACACA CCTCACCTTCCCGCCTACAAGCCTCCGCCTGCGGACAGCCCACTGCTCTGGACATACCCGTCCGCAGGGTTCCGCCGGCCGCCGGCCTACGACAGCCTGCGCGGCACGCCGCAACTCCCCCCGCTGCAGCCGGACACGGGGCCTAAAGGCGGAGCCGGGACCAGCCACGCCTCCCAAGCCAAGGCGGCGTTCCCGCCCTGGGATGGCCTGGGCCTCACCGATGAGCAGGCCTACTGGCCCATGCACAGGAAACTGTCCTTCAACCACGgcagcagagacacagaga AAGAAGAGAGCCGTATTTGGAATGGCAGCACAGACGCCCTGCTGAGGCGGGACAAGGACGAGGGCGGGGCCGGAGGGCGGGGAGCGGGACACTCCGGCATACCCGTCCGGGCGTCGGGCagggcggggcacagcgagaGTCTGGCGGGGGCGGACGGGCCCCCGGGCTTCAGGGCATTACCCCGCGCTGCCCTGCCCCTGCCCTGCCAGACCTTCCCCGCCTGCCGTAACGGAG AGTTGGGTCGGTTGGGCCGATCGTCCTCCACATCGGGTGTGAGGCAGGCTGGTGGAGATGTTCAGCGACAGAGCAGCCTGCCAGCCAGAGAAGCTCTCAGCCAG ctgcAGGCTCTGTCTCAGACCCCCTGCAGTCCCTCTCTAGCACGTCCCCAGGCGCAGATTCCGCCGGCAGCCTTCcagctccaccacctccaccagcaccacctgcaCCTGCAGTTCCAGCACCTGGCCCAGCTGGCCGCCCAGGCGCAGACGCAA GCCCCCGCCCCAGGGGGCGGCGGCCCCGGCCCCGCCGGCCCCGCCCAGCGCGACGGCAAGCTGCTGGAGGTGATCGAGAGGAAGCGCTGCTTGTGCAAAGAGATCAAGGCGCACCGGCGGCCCGACAAGAGCCTGTTCAAGCAGGACAGCATGCCCATCCTGCCCAGCTGGAGGAAGACCCCAGAACCACGCAAGACGGGCACGCCCCCCTGCCAGAGACCACAGGCCGTGGTGTGGGACACGGCCATCTGA